The sequence TTGCTCGTGATCGAAAAGGAGACCTCCCCCTCGGCCGTGCAGAACAGGGTGTTCAACCGGGTTTAAGAGTAGAGTTAAAGTTTCACGTTAGTTGACGTTTTTGACATCCGTCTCTTACCTTACGACACGGGCGAGGCGGTTTTTAAGACTTTAGAAACGTACCTAACGGGGATTTACGGTATGTATAGTGTATACCTTATGGCTACAGGCCTCGAGATAACGTCATAGTATGAACTACAGTATTGAGGTTGTTTCAACGGATTTATGGGTAGGGTGGGGCGCTCCGAGACGCGGATTGAAGCCCACGCTCTAAATCCTTGGGCTAGATGCAAAGGAGTAAGGATAGGTGGGCATCAGCATGAAATGCTTAACGCATGGAAAAAAGACTTTTTCGAAGAGCTCTCCCCGGAGCCGGATCGGTAAATAGTAAGCCCTCAGGTAGGGTTGCTAATAAGTTATAATTCATCTCTTAATCTTCGATATGAAGTACTGATAAATCCTCTTATCTCCTGTTATCTCAGGGTGGAACGCTAGAGCTAATATATTGTTTTGCTCGGCTACAGCGCCAATTCTTCCAACCACTGGATGGTCTACGTAGCCCGTTATTCTTGCAGGCGCCCACGCCTCAACTATACCGGGTGCCCTGATGAAAGCAGCTCTCACTACTCCCACGTTCTCTACCTCTACATTGGCTATAAAGGAGTTCTTCTGTCTGCCGAAAACGTTCCTAACGATGCTCACGTTCATGACTTTTAACGTGTGTTGACCAGTTTCACCAACAACCCTGTCGACAACCCTTCGCGCCAGTAGTATCGCACCAGCGCAGGTGCCCATGACGGGCAGCCCGTTCTCTATGTGTTTAACCAAGTGATCGTTGAGACCCTTTATCGCAAGTAGTGATCCAATGGTTGTTGATTCACCGCCAGGTATTATCAAACCATCTACTACGGAGAGGTCTTCGGGCTTCTTAACCGTCCTTGCCTCCGCTCCTAGTTCTCTCAGGATCTCCGAGTGCTCTAGGAAATCTCCCTGTAAAGCGAGAACTCCCACTACGACCAACCTTACTCACCTCTAACCTGCATAAGCTGCTCGGGCCTCAGCGTTCTGATGTCAATGCCGAGCATGGAGTGCTTCTCCGATACTATTTTCTGGGCTTCAACGACTGTCTCGGGGTCGTCGTAGAAGGATGTAGCTAGCACTATGGCTCTCGCTCTGTTCTCCGGGTCCTGGCTCTTGAATATGCCGGAGCCCACGAACACTCCATCAGAGCCGAGCCACATCATAAGTGCTGCATCGGCAGGTGTTGCGATGCCACCAGCGGCGAAGTTGACAACGGGTAGTCTCCCCAGCCTAGCTGTTAGTAGCGCGAGCTCGTAGGATATTTTATTCTCCTTTGAGTAGAACCATATAGCTTCGTAGTCGCCAGATAGGAAGTGCCCTCTCAGGGCTGCAATGTCTCTGTTAACGAGCTTAATATGTCTTACAGCTTCGGCAACGTTGCCTGTGCCCGGCTCACCCTTGGTTCTAATCATTGAAGCACCCTCGTGGATTCTCCTGAGAGCCTCCGGCAGGCTCTTGGCACCGTTGACGAAAGGTGTTTTGAAATCCCACTTGTTAATGTGGTTTTTCTCGTCAACAGGGGTTAGAACCTCGCTCTCGTCTATCAGATCTATGCCTAACTCCTCGAGCAGCTTTGCTTCCTCGGCGTGCCCAATCCTACATTTAGCTGAGACCGGTATTGTTATGGCGTTCATCACGCTTGCTATCACGTTGAGGTCGGCAGTTCTGGCGACTCCGCCGGCCATTCTCACATCGTAAGGCAGTTTGTCCAGAACCATTACGCCGACTGCGCCCGCGTCTTCAGCAATCTCAGCCTGCTTCTCGTTAGTAACATCCATTATGGCACCGCCCTTGAACATGGATATAAAGCCGTAGCGCACCAGTGGTGTTGCTTCGCGTATGGGCACGATCTCTGATCCGTCTTCCTTGATCTTGTCTCTATACTCCAGCAACGAGTATACTAGGTCCCTAAGCTTTTCAAGGTAGGCGTAGGAGTCTACGAGCTTCACCCGCAACCCCGTGCTGTGTTCATGCGGGTCTGCGCATATATTGTTTATTGAACGTTCAATAGGAATTAGCAGGGCTTGTAGAGTTTGACCTTGCGCACACCCTTTGTTTTAACCTCAAAACATATCTCTCCACTGAGCTCCATGCTCTTAACGGCTTTGTACACTGCTCTGAGAGTGTAGACGGGTTTCTCTCTCCACACCTCGTACGCAGTTATCAGTGGTTTCCTAGAAATAACGTCTAGCACGAGCTTTTTTACATCGCTCCCCCTATCTGTGGCTCGTGTTTTATAACCCATGGTGACAACGGCTATCGAGCCCCCAGTGATCTCTGCGACGTAGTAGCTTAAAGCAGCGAGAGGTTTTATTTTAAATCCTTTCCTCAACAGTTTCATGTAGGCTTCGTAGAGCTCGGACTCCGAAACCTCGATGATCCTAACTCCTTTCAAGTCTCTGAGTGCTTGTGGATTGAAACCCTTCAGCGTAGCAGCTGTGACTTGGAAGCTTGCTTCAATCCCCGCCTCGAGTAAATCAACGATCCCCTTGTAGAGTGACAAGGCTAGAACACCGCTCTTAGCGGGAACGACCACGTCCTCAGCTCTAACTCCTTGCTCGTAGAGCTCGAAGACAATGGTCTTCAACCCTTCAATCGTTAACGGGTTTTCATAGTACGCGATGGTGGACCCATCAGGGTAATCGTGGACAATGTTTAACCCTCTGCTGGCAAAGAACATTACATCTTCCGGATCCATCTCGAAGATGCTGCTCGCCACCACGAGCAGATTTACGCCTGCTAGGTAGTGAACAAGTGATCTCGTGAACTCTTCTGAGTATTCAACGTAGACTCTCCCGGCTCCGGCATCCCTCAGGTGGGACGAGATAATCGCCGAGGCCCTATCGCTGTAAAGCCCTGTAGGGTTAAACTTCTCGTTTTTAACAAGTACTCCTTCAACCCGGCTCACAGGTGTTAAGCCCTCGCCAAGCGTTACTCTGTTGTTGAAGCGTGGTAATGGGGAGTACCTCCATATGCCCCGCTCGTTCTTGTTTACCTTGAAAACGGGTTCACGGTACTTGATGA is a genomic window of Thermosphaera sp. containing:
- a CDS encoding pyridoxal-5'-phosphate-dependent protein subunit beta, which codes for MNSTSGIYLKCSRCGCEIPLENREDMLIAGRCPRCRGLMFIKYREPVFKVNKNERGIWRYSPLPRFNNRVTLGEGLTPVSRVEGVLVKNEKFNPTGLYSDRASAIISSHLRDAGAGRVYVEYSEEFTRSLVHYLAGVNLLVVASSIFEMDPEDVMFFASRGLNIVHDYPDGSTIAYYENPLTIEGLKTIVFELYEQGVRAEDVVVPAKSGVLALSLYKGIVDLLEAGIEASFQVTAATLKGFNPQALRDLKGVRIIEVSESELYEAYMKLLRKGFKIKPLAALSYYVAEITGGSIAVVTMGYKTRATDRGSDVKKLVLDVISRKPLITAYEVWREKPVYTLRAVYKAVKSMELSGEICFEVKTKGVRKVKLYKPC
- the pdxS gene encoding pyridoxal 5'-phosphate synthase lyase subunit PdxS — encoded protein: MKLVDSYAYLEKLRDLVYSLLEYRDKIKEDGSEIVPIREATPLVRYGFISMFKGGAIMDVTNEKQAEIAEDAGAVGVMVLDKLPYDVRMAGGVARTADLNVIASVMNAITIPVSAKCRIGHAEEAKLLEELGIDLIDESEVLTPVDEKNHINKWDFKTPFVNGAKSLPEALRRIHEGASMIRTKGEPGTGNVAEAVRHIKLVNRDIAALRGHFLSGDYEAIWFYSKENKISYELALLTARLGRLPVVNFAAGGIATPADAALMMWLGSDGVFVGSGIFKSQDPENRARAIVLATSFYDDPETVVEAQKIVSEKHSMLGIDIRTLRPEQLMQVRGE
- the pdxT gene encoding pyridoxal 5'-phosphate synthase glutaminase subunit PdxT, which encodes MGVLALQGDFLEHSEILRELGAEARTVKKPEDLSVVDGLIIPGGESTTIGSLLAIKGLNDHLVKHIENGLPVMGTCAGAILLARRVVDRVVGETGQHTLKVMNVSIVRNVFGRQKNSFIANVEVENVGVVRAAFIRAPGIVEAWAPARITGYVDHPVVGRIGAVAEQNNILALAFHPEITGDKRIYQYFISKIKR